In Syngnathoides biaculeatus isolate LvHL_M chromosome 5, ASM1980259v1, whole genome shotgun sequence, the following are encoded in one genomic region:
- the LOC133500592 gene encoding cortexin-2 isoform X1, whose translation MTWSPVAVCGTSHDQTWKTGVRRRPSRTRPPCSVRGYRAPATALEPRRPSMDVPRMAEGLFSSTLSSSGGGHHAASYLTLEQKAAFVFVMLLFIFLALLIVRCFRILLDPYRSMPSSNWTDHTEKDTFDYRIV comes from the exons ATGACGTGGTCACCTGTTGCTGTCTGCGGGACGTCACATGACCAAACCTGGAAAACGG GCGTCCGGCGGCGGCCCTCCCGCACGCGCCCCCCGTGTTCCGTGCGTGGTTACCGAGCGCCGGCCACAGCGCTGGAGCCGCGACGCCCCAGCATGGACGTGCCCAGGATGGCCGAGGGCCTCTTCAGCAGCACGCTGTCGTCGTCGGGCGGCGGCCACCACGCGGCGTCCTACCTGACGCTGGAGCAGAAGGCGGCCTTCGTCTTCGTCATGCTGCTCTTCATCTTCCTGGCGCTCCTCATCGTGCGCTGCTTCCGGATCCTGCTGGACCCGTACCGCAGCATGCCCTCGTCCAACTGGACCGACCACACCGAGAAGGACACCTTCGACTACCGCATCGTCTGA
- the LOC133500592 gene encoding cortexin-3 isoform X2: MDVPRMAEGLFSSTLSSSGGGHHAASYLTLEQKAAFVFVMLLFIFLALLIVRCFRILLDPYRSMPSSNWTDHTEKDTFDYRIV; the protein is encoded by the coding sequence ATGGACGTGCCCAGGATGGCCGAGGGCCTCTTCAGCAGCACGCTGTCGTCGTCGGGCGGCGGCCACCACGCGGCGTCCTACCTGACGCTGGAGCAGAAGGCGGCCTTCGTCTTCGTCATGCTGCTCTTCATCTTCCTGGCGCTCCTCATCGTGCGCTGCTTCCGGATCCTGCTGGACCCGTACCGCAGCATGCCCTCGTCCAACTGGACCGACCACACCGAGAAGGACACCTTCGACTACCGCATCGTCTGA